In Saccharothrix violaceirubra, the following are encoded in one genomic region:
- a CDS encoding protein kinase domain-containing protein produces MSEQFGPYRIEALLGRGGMGEVHRAFDTVNGRYVALKRLPVAMANDEDFRARFRREARLLSRLSAPHVVPINDFGEIDGRMYLDMALIEGRDLDKVLAEGRLSAARSVTVISQLAAALDAAHAAGLVHRDVKPSNVLLASVAGGDFVHLLDFGIARSTTGTTGLTATGAAIGTLDYMAPERFVTGEADVRSDVYALACLLYECLTGAKPFPGGSMPSLIHAHLNVPPPAPTLKAADLPPAFDHVVATGMAKEPEARYQTPGALAAAAREALEATRVTTPRPTRLDTPPTPTRVEPPQPPTRVETPQPPTRVEPPQHPPTLFDVAPRPNPTTAPPFRHQPPPYTPNTSTPPFPVPTMPPADTGGSRKLAVVAAVTGVVAVGLAVALVVNLTGAPADTATSGTKTITTTTTTSETTTETTTTTSDEPTTTTSTTTTTTTTTTPALPDPEVKGTVDWYSCSEADVPSEPSDIPAVFTVTNDYEGNGLPILVFWIDQYGEWQHWFDVEPGQTMRQETYIGHRWALKYDSCIAVFSGPGEIYVS; encoded by the coding sequence ATGTCCGAGCAGTTCGGGCCGTATCGGATCGAGGCGTTGCTCGGCCGGGGCGGCATGGGCGAGGTCCACCGTGCCTTCGACACCGTCAACGGCCGGTACGTGGCACTCAAGCGGCTGCCCGTGGCGATGGCGAACGACGAGGACTTCCGCGCCCGCTTCCGCCGCGAGGCCCGGCTGCTGTCCCGGCTGAGCGCGCCGCACGTCGTGCCGATCAACGACTTCGGCGAGATCGACGGCCGCATGTACCTCGACATGGCCCTCATCGAGGGCCGTGACCTGGACAAGGTGCTCGCCGAGGGCCGCCTGTCCGCCGCACGCTCCGTGACCGTCATCTCGCAGCTCGCCGCCGCGCTGGACGCCGCCCACGCGGCCGGACTCGTGCACCGCGACGTCAAGCCGTCCAACGTGCTGCTGGCCTCGGTCGCCGGCGGCGATTTCGTCCACCTGCTCGACTTCGGCATCGCCCGCAGCACCACGGGCACCACCGGCCTGACCGCGACCGGTGCCGCGATCGGCACGCTCGACTACATGGCGCCGGAGCGGTTCGTCACCGGCGAGGCGGACGTGCGGTCCGACGTCTACGCCCTGGCCTGCCTGCTCTACGAGTGCCTGACCGGCGCCAAGCCGTTCCCGGGCGGCAGCATGCCGTCGCTGATCCACGCCCACCTGAACGTGCCGCCGCCGGCGCCCACGCTCAAGGCCGCCGACCTGCCGCCCGCGTTCGACCACGTGGTGGCGACCGGCATGGCCAAGGAGCCCGAGGCCCGCTACCAGACGCCCGGTGCGCTGGCCGCCGCCGCGCGCGAGGCGCTGGAAGCCACCCGCGTCACGACGCCGAGGCCCACGCGCCTGGACACGCCGCCGACCCCCACCAGGGTCGAACCGCCGCAGCCACCGACGCGGGTCGAGACGCCGCAGCCGCCGACCCGCGTCGAACCCCCGCAACACCCGCCGACGCTGTTCGACGTCGCCCCCCGGCCGAACCCGACCACCGCGCCGCCGTTCCGGCACCAGCCGCCGCCGTACACCCCGAACACGAGCACCCCGCCGTTCCCGGTCCCGACCATGCCGCCCGCCGACACGGGCGGCTCGCGCAAGCTCGCCGTCGTCGCCGCTGTCACGGGCGTGGTCGCGGTCGGCCTTGCCGTCGCCCTGGTCGTGAACCTGACCGGCGCCCCCGCCGACACCGCGACCAGCGGCACCAAGACGATCACCACCACGACGACGACCTCCGAGACCACCACGGAGACCACGACCACCACGTCGGACGAACCGACGACGACCACCAGCACCACCACGACGACGACCACGACCACGACGCCCGCACTCCCCGACCCGGAGGTCAAGGGCACCGTCGACTGGTACTCGTGCTCCGAGGCCGACGTGCCGTCCGAGCCGTCCGACATCCCCGCCGTGTTCACGGTCACCAACGACTACGAGGGCAACGGCCTGCCGATCCTGGTCTTCTGGATCGACCAGTACGGCGAGTGGCAGCACTGGTTCGACGTCGAACCCGGCCAGACGATGCGCCAGGAGACCTACATCGGCCACCGCTGGGCGTTGAAGTACGACTCCTGCATCGCCGTGTTCTCGGGTCCGGGCGAGATCTACGTGAGCTGA
- a CDS encoding (Fe-S)-binding protein, with the protein MRVALFVTCLVDGLFPDVGKATVTLLERLGHEVVVPRGQTCCGQMHVNTGYARMALPVVRNHVEAFADADVVVTPSGSCTAAVRHQHADVAREHGDRGLADAAAQVGQRTYELSEFLVDVLGLTDVGAYFPHRVTYHPTCHSLRLLRVGDRPEQLLRAVRGIDLVELPAADECCGFGGTFALKNPDTSTAMLADKMAAVVGTGARVLTAGDSSCLMHIGGGLSRLRTGVRPLHLAQVLASTADAPTAVTR; encoded by the coding sequence GTGAGAGTCGCGCTCTTCGTCACCTGTCTGGTCGACGGGCTGTTCCCCGACGTCGGCAAGGCCACCGTCACCCTGCTGGAACGTCTCGGCCACGAGGTCGTCGTGCCGCGCGGACAGACCTGTTGCGGCCAGATGCACGTCAACACCGGGTACGCGCGGATGGCGTTGCCGGTCGTGCGCAACCACGTCGAGGCGTTCGCGGACGCCGACGTCGTGGTCACGCCGTCGGGTTCGTGCACCGCCGCCGTCCGCCACCAGCACGCCGACGTGGCCCGCGAACACGGCGACCGCGGGCTGGCCGACGCCGCCGCACAGGTCGGGCAGCGCACGTACGAACTCTCGGAGTTCCTGGTCGACGTCCTGGGCCTGACCGACGTCGGCGCGTACTTCCCGCACCGGGTGACCTACCACCCGACGTGCCACTCGCTGCGCCTGCTTCGGGTCGGCGACCGACCGGAACAGCTGCTCAGGGCCGTGCGGGGCATCGACCTGGTCGAACTGCCGGCGGCCGACGAGTGCTGCGGGTTCGGCGGCACGTTCGCGCTCAAGAACCCCGACACCTCGACCGCGATGCTGGCCGACAAGATGGCCGCCGTCGTGGGCACGGGCGCCCGCGTGCTCACGGCCGGCGACTCGTCGTGCCTCATGCACATCGGCGGCGGGCTGAGCCGGTTGCGCACGGGGGTGCGGCCGTTGCACCTGGCGCAGGTGCTGGCGAGCACGGCCGACGCGCCGACGGCGGTGACGCGATGA
- a CDS encoding lactate utilization protein B, protein MTFLGMPTLSGEPFPTAARAALGDAQLRRNLAKATGTIRAKRARVVEELPDWAGLRAAGAAIKDATLADLDTHLLAFEADLVARGTTVHWARDGAEAARIVTDLVAATGTREVIKVKSMAGAEIGLNDAFDAAGIAPIETDLAELIVQLGHDRPSHILVPAIHRSRAEIRDLFRREMPGVAPDLTDEPAALAEAARRFLRHKFTTVDVAISGANFAVADTGSLVVVESEGNGRMCLTLPRTLISVVGIEKLVPTWSDLEVFLQLLPRSSTGERMNPYTSVWTGPTEGQTAHVVLVDNGRTATLADTVGRAALRCIRCSACLNSCPVYARTGGHAYGSVYPGPIGAVLSPQLTGVAHNRTLPYASSLCGVCQDVCPVAIDIPSILVHLRGKVVEDHAPVAEAAAMRALAWAMADAGRWRRLLRAGRLGRALGRRRDRIGSLPPPLSAWTGTRDAPRPPRQTFRDWWESR, encoded by the coding sequence ATGACGTTCCTGGGCATGCCGACGCTGTCGGGCGAACCGTTCCCGACCGCGGCACGGGCCGCGCTGGGCGACGCGCAGCTCCGCCGCAACCTGGCCAAGGCCACCGGCACGATCCGCGCCAAACGCGCCCGGGTCGTCGAGGAGCTGCCCGACTGGGCCGGACTGCGCGCCGCCGGTGCCGCGATCAAGGACGCGACGCTCGCCGACCTGGACACCCACCTGCTCGCGTTCGAGGCCGACCTCGTCGCCCGCGGCACGACCGTGCACTGGGCCCGTGACGGCGCCGAGGCCGCCCGGATCGTCACCGACCTGGTCGCCGCGACCGGCACCCGCGAGGTGATCAAGGTGAAGTCCATGGCCGGCGCCGAGATCGGGCTCAACGACGCGTTCGACGCCGCCGGGATCGCCCCGATCGAGACCGACCTCGCCGAGTTGATCGTCCAATTGGGACACGACCGGCCGAGCCACATCCTGGTGCCCGCCATCCACCGGTCCCGCGCGGAGATCCGCGACCTGTTCCGCCGCGAGATGCCCGGCGTCGCCCCGGACCTCACCGACGAACCCGCCGCGCTCGCCGAGGCCGCGCGCCGCTTCCTGCGGCACAAGTTCACCACGGTCGACGTCGCGATCTCCGGCGCCAACTTCGCGGTCGCCGACACCGGTTCGCTGGTCGTCGTCGAGTCCGAGGGCAACGGCCGCATGTGCCTGACCCTGCCGCGCACCCTGATCAGCGTCGTCGGTATCGAGAAGCTGGTGCCGACGTGGTCGGACCTGGAGGTGTTCCTCCAGCTGCTGCCGCGGTCCTCGACCGGCGAGCGGATGAACCCCTACACGTCGGTGTGGACCGGGCCGACCGAGGGCCAGACCGCGCACGTCGTGCTGGTCGACAACGGCCGCACGGCCACGCTCGCCGACACCGTCGGCCGGGCCGCGCTGCGCTGCATCCGCTGCTCGGCGTGCCTGAACTCGTGCCCGGTCTACGCGCGCACGGGCGGCCACGCCTACGGTTCGGTCTACCCCGGCCCGATCGGCGCGGTGCTGTCGCCGCAGCTCACCGGCGTGGCGCACAACCGGACCCTGCCCTACGCGTCGTCGCTGTGCGGCGTCTGCCAGGACGTGTGCCCGGTGGCGATCGACATCCCGTCGATCCTGGTCCACCTGCGCGGCAAGGTGGTCGAGGACCACGCACCCGTCGCCGAGGCCGCCGCGATGCGCGCGTTGGCGTGGGCGATGGCGGACGCCGGGCGGTGGCGCCGGCTGCTACGGGCCGGTCGACTGGGTCGCGCGCTGGGCCGGCGGCGCGACCGGATCGGCAGCCTGCCGCCGCCGTTGTCGGCGTGGACGGGAACGCGGGACGCGCCACGACCGCCCCGGCAGACCTTCCGCGACTGGTGGGAGTCCCGGTGA
- a CDS encoding LutC/YkgG family protein, with translation MNARDEILRRIAAALGDRRPTPPVPRAYRRATGEPGDVDLFADRVRDYGARVRVVSADAIAAAVATALHDRNARDVVAAPGIPAGWAPTADRSTVDTQRLGAVDGVITACRVAIAATGTIVLDHDAPDQGVRALTLLPDYHLVVVRRDRIVADVPDAVAALAGVRTQTWISGPSATSDIELERVEGVHGPRTLEVIVAR, from the coding sequence GTGAACGCCCGCGACGAGATCCTGCGCCGCATCGCCGCCGCGCTCGGCGACCGCCGGCCCACACCTCCGGTCCCCCGCGCCTACCGCCGGGCGACCGGGGAGCCGGGTGACGTCGACCTGTTCGCCGACCGGGTGCGGGACTACGGCGCACGCGTCCGCGTCGTGTCCGCCGACGCGATCGCCGCCGCCGTGGCCACGGCCCTGCACGACCGGAACGCGCGGGACGTCGTCGCCGCACCGGGGATCCCCGCCGGCTGGGCACCTACGGCCGACCGGTCCACTGTGGACACCCAACGGCTCGGCGCCGTCGACGGCGTGATCACCGCCTGCCGCGTCGCGATCGCCGCGACCGGCACGATCGTGCTCGACCACGACGCGCCCGACCAGGGTGTCCGCGCGCTCACCCTGCTGCCCGACTACCACCTGGTCGTGGTGCGCCGGGACCGGATCGTGGCCGACGTGCCCGACGCCGTCGCCGCGCTCGCCGGCGTCCGCACGCAGACGTGGATCAGCGGCCCGTCCGCGACCAGCGACATCGAACTCGAACGCGTCGAGGGCGTGCACGGCCCGCGCACGCTGGAGGTGATCGTCGCCCGCTGA
- a CDS encoding M48 family metallopeptidase has product MIGRAVDGVATAASGLLAFVLRVGLCLAVGAFVPLYLVVLVLPVVSGSADSLFRGDVVLALVGGGLVLPGSLCGLARASRPTARLADTVAVAERDAPDLWRMVVECARLLGTRAPTELRLTDEAGAAVEEDARLFGLVPGTRRLYLGVPLTLCLSTAELRAVVCHELGHYARGRTRFGVQAVRGSSAMAHARRELARAASANPLARVYTGIPLLLLTGYALLYDWVSFTVRRRQEVDADAAAARIAGGRVVADALRSTQAAGVAWADFVDRFLEPARARGLVPDDPFTAFHAMVDDPEYRERFAEFREPLPVGRRGVRDPHPPLARRLAVLDRPGGGDPTCEPAAGLLVDRHALFVRLWRAVRPGPRLRWTRWLDEVIRQHVVDGAVPLRRAVRRVTGERTPNLEAVLDLLEAGRGAELGKALPDALPVVVGQALADVGAARWSVPWTGRPRLVVRDDDDLDAVVGTAVGGRVSRLRLVLALAGVDPADVVIPAGSTPVAAAEIRLEQGGHLALVLSVVGFAVVVALVTIAIRPVGPRPVRPTYDPAEVLLTTVRPGPAIEPRPTLPGFSPPKTP; this is encoded by the coding sequence GTGATCGGCCGGGCGGTGGACGGCGTGGCCACGGCCGCGTCGGGCCTCCTCGCGTTCGTGCTGCGGGTCGGGCTCTGTCTGGCCGTCGGCGCTTTCGTGCCGCTCTACCTCGTGGTGCTGGTGCTGCCGGTCGTCTCGGGCTCGGCCGATTCGCTGTTCCGGGGCGACGTCGTCCTGGCGCTCGTCGGCGGTGGCCTGGTGTTGCCGGGGTCGCTGTGCGGCCTCGCGCGGGCGTCCAGACCGACGGCCCGGCTCGCGGACACCGTCGCGGTCGCCGAGCGCGACGCGCCCGACCTGTGGCGGATGGTGGTCGAGTGCGCCCGGCTGCTGGGCACCCGCGCACCGACCGAACTGCGGCTGACCGACGAGGCGGGCGCGGCCGTCGAGGAGGACGCCCGCCTGTTCGGGCTCGTGCCGGGCACCCGGCGGCTGTACCTCGGCGTGCCGTTGACGTTGTGCCTGTCCACGGCCGAACTGCGTGCCGTGGTGTGTCACGAACTCGGTCACTACGCACGTGGGCGCACCCGGTTCGGCGTGCAGGCGGTGCGCGGGTCCTCGGCCATGGCGCACGCCCGGCGCGAGCTGGCCCGTGCCGCGTCGGCCAACCCGCTCGCCCGCGTGTACACGGGCATCCCGTTGCTGTTGCTCACCGGATACGCGCTGCTCTACGACTGGGTCTCGTTCACCGTGCGCCGTCGGCAGGAGGTGGACGCCGACGCCGCGGCGGCCCGGATCGCGGGCGGTCGGGTGGTGGCGGACGCGTTGCGCTCGACCCAGGCGGCCGGTGTCGCGTGGGCGGATTTCGTCGACCGGTTCCTGGAACCCGCGCGGGCGCGCGGCCTGGTGCCCGACGACCCGTTCACCGCTTTCCACGCCATGGTCGACGATCCCGAGTACCGCGAGCGGTTCGCCGAGTTCCGGGAACCGCTGCCCGTCGGCCGCCGGGGCGTGCGCGACCCGCACCCGCCGTTGGCGCGTCGGCTGGCGGTGCTGGACCGGCCCGGCGGCGGCGACCCGACGTGCGAGCCCGCCGCCGGACTGCTCGTCGACCGGCACGCGCTGTTCGTCCGGCTGTGGCGGGCGGTGCGGCCCGGCCCCCGCCTGAGGTGGACGCGGTGGCTGGACGAGGTGATCCGGCAGCACGTCGTCGACGGGGCGGTGCCGCTGCGCCGCGCGGTCCGGCGGGTGACGGGGGAGCGGACGCCGAACCTCGAGGCCGTGCTGGACCTGCTCGAAGCCGGTCGTGGCGCCGAACTCGGCAAGGCGCTGCCCGACGCGTTGCCGGTGGTCGTCGGCCAGGCGTTGGCCGACGTCGGCGCGGCCCGCTGGTCGGTGCCGTGGACGGGCCGGCCCCGGCTGGTCGTCCGCGACGACGACGACCTCGACGCGGTGGTCGGGACGGCGGTCGGTGGCCGGGTGTCCCGCCTGCGGCTGGTCCTGGCCCTGGCCGGTGTCGACCCGGCCGACGTGGTGATCCCGGCCGGGTCGACGCCGGTGGCCGCCGCGGAGATCCGTCTTGAGCAGGGCGGCCACCTCGCGCTGGTGCTCTCGGTCGTGGGGTTCGCCGTGGTGGTCGCCCTGGTGACGATCGCGATCCGGCCGGTAGGACCGCGACCGGTGCGTCCCACGTACGACCCGGCCGAGGTCCTGCTCACGACGGTGCGGCCGGGACCCGCGATCGAGCCCCGGCCGACGCTGCCCGGCTTCTCCCCGCCGAAGACGCCGTGA
- a CDS encoding RNA polymerase sigma factor, which translates to MVTFTDFFETTFPGVLSRALMSSGDRHEVEDTVQDAYTEALRAWDRIAHYDSPEAWVARVVRQRLWRSAGRWRYRGPAVPGENAAWVAAQGDRGHARARAVLTALDGLPGRQRVVIVLHCLDGLGQQEIADELGIARGVVVGSIGKGRRTLENALVDPGSRRPLSAGSALPEAVSDPLADVLAATERWWADRVAADSRARERLLRAIVSRSVRG; encoded by the coding sequence GTGGTCACGTTCACCGACTTCTTCGAGACCACGTTCCCCGGGGTGCTGTCCCGTGCCCTGATGTCGTCGGGTGATCGGCACGAGGTGGAGGACACGGTCCAGGACGCCTATACGGAGGCGTTGCGGGCGTGGGACCGGATCGCGCACTACGACTCGCCTGAAGCGTGGGTGGCACGCGTGGTGCGCCAGCGGTTGTGGCGTTCCGCCGGACGGTGGCGGTATCGGGGCCCGGCCGTACCGGGCGAGAATGCCGCATGGGTTGCGGCGCAAGGAGATCGGGGCCATGCACGCGCGCGGGCCGTGCTGACTGCGTTGGACGGGTTGCCCGGACGGCAGCGTGTGGTGATCGTGCTGCACTGCCTCGACGGCCTGGGGCAGCAGGAGATCGCCGACGAGTTGGGCATCGCGCGCGGCGTGGTCGTCGGGAGCATCGGCAAGGGTCGGCGGACGTTGGAGAACGCCCTGGTCGACCCGGGGTCGCGGCGCCCGCTGTCGGCCGGTTCCGCGCTGCCGGAGGCCGTGTCCGATCCGCTGGCCGACGTGCTCGCCGCGACCGAGCGGTGGTGGGCGGACCGCGTCGCCGCCGATTCCCGGGCCCGGGAACGCCTGCTGCGCGCGATCGTCTCGCGGTCGGTGCGCGGCTGA
- a CDS encoding DUF1059 domain-containing protein yields the protein MKRNITCPCGEQITGQDEDDLVAKTQAHLKEKHPGHDYSRDEILFMAY from the coding sequence GTGAAGCGGAACATCACGTGCCCCTGCGGGGAGCAGATCACCGGGCAGGACGAGGACGACCTGGTCGCCAAGACCCAGGCCCACCTCAAGGAGAAGCACCCGGGCCACGACTACTCGCGGGACGAGATCCTGTTCATGGCCTACTGA
- a CDS encoding ATP-binding protein codes for MNEEERHALASVQFNWAVTPDDIWSPLDHHVDGLHQRAAEDITHAVAAAARKADANPTGIVLRGERGVGKTHLLGWLRQRVQQEGGAFFLLKLLDEHSFWAGAVHGVVGGLLTNDQLGRMLDKLAERTGHNHESRLRLRGTIPVARADVDGLIDRLYDIDPRVAVECQDTLRALVLYRAKGQPSEVGHGFLVLADGIDEADREAWGFRSRTRPAQLVLNDLSRIFALTGPVVMAVDQIDSVLTRPATGVDEVELADRLADGLMRLREETRRTILVVACIPGSWDLIANRGVNSAADRFRVLDLRTAMPSASVATAIVERHLAGLYGEIGFTPPYPTWPVLRSAFGADGIAHYTPRRLLQRVDDHVRRCLARDEVAELADFDAGEVDAAPTPVVPVDLGVLDERFARLCAAADVTAPLDHEWEDKLVPALLNAALRCYVVEQGDHGHDLSIDALPGGKPALHARLRRTLDEATEDEVHWSFRAIAHTHPNAVLTRLRSAYLEAGLRDGGNRHLVVLREAPFSGGPRTAQAVGEFQAAGGVVLPFADEDLRVFAALRTLIDESPAGLRAWLRARRPAGSSDLFTRVFPASTRRPSKARADLFQPEVPPAPKLSATSTGTNLRPVAVESADAHPEPAHPEPAHPAESTGFHPVPAEATGTGFRPVDPGAPLPRREPAKPMGFAPIPAESTGTRLTPVTPEPTAVEPAGSDGHRVDLADAGAPEPVLTFGASVATGTPFTVPLSALRKHVAVFAGSGSGKTVLLRRLIEEAALAGVSSIVIDTNNDLARLGDEWPAEPAGWGPGDADRAARYHADTEVVVWTPCRAAGRPLVLNPFPDFGGVLDDPDEFRMSVDASVSGLMPRTGLVGRRIDTGRAVLTQALTWYARRGGTDLAGFVEALTDLPDGVGTVRDATRLAADMADGLHAAMINDPVFGGVGDHVDPGVLLTPTPGRRARVSVISCVGLATDDQRRTFVNHLQLALFAWIRRHPAGDRPLGGLLVLDEAQTFVPSRGVTASTESSLRLATQARKYGLGLVYATQAPKALHNMVTGNAATQLFGRLNAAIQIQTALDLARAKGGRIDDISRLPAGVFHASTEGTGFVKVRAPMCLSHHPAGALTESEVVDRAATLRS; via the coding sequence GTGAACGAGGAGGAACGCCACGCGCTCGCGTCGGTCCAGTTCAACTGGGCGGTCACGCCCGACGACATCTGGAGCCCGCTGGACCACCACGTCGACGGCCTGCACCAACGCGCGGCCGAGGACATCACGCACGCGGTCGCGGCGGCGGCGCGCAAGGCGGACGCCAACCCGACCGGCATCGTGCTGCGCGGCGAGCGCGGCGTGGGCAAGACCCACCTGCTGGGCTGGCTGCGGCAGCGCGTCCAGCAGGAGGGCGGCGCGTTCTTCCTGCTCAAGCTGCTCGACGAGCACTCGTTCTGGGCCGGTGCCGTGCACGGCGTCGTCGGCGGCCTGCTGACCAACGACCAGCTCGGCCGGATGCTCGACAAGCTCGCCGAGCGCACCGGCCACAACCACGAGTCCCGGTTGCGGCTGCGCGGCACGATCCCGGTCGCCCGCGCCGACGTCGACGGGCTGATCGACCGGCTCTACGACATCGACCCCCGGGTCGCCGTCGAGTGCCAGGACACGCTGCGCGCGCTCGTGCTCTACCGGGCGAAGGGGCAGCCCAGCGAGGTCGGACACGGGTTCCTGGTGCTGGCCGACGGCATCGACGAGGCCGACCGCGAGGCGTGGGGCTTCCGCTCGCGCACCCGGCCCGCCCAGCTCGTGCTCAACGACCTGTCCCGGATCTTCGCGCTGACCGGGCCCGTGGTCATGGCGGTCGACCAGATCGACTCCGTGCTGACCCGCCCGGCGACCGGCGTCGACGAGGTCGAGCTGGCCGACCGGCTGGCCGACGGCCTGATGCGGCTGCGCGAGGAGACCCGGCGCACGATCCTGGTGGTGGCGTGCATCCCCGGCTCGTGGGACCTGATCGCGAACCGGGGCGTGAACTCGGCCGCCGACCGGTTCCGGGTGCTGGACCTGCGCACGGCCATGCCGAGCGCGTCCGTGGCGACGGCGATCGTGGAACGCCACCTGGCCGGTCTGTACGGCGAGATCGGCTTCACGCCGCCGTACCCGACGTGGCCGGTGCTGCGGTCGGCGTTCGGCGCGGACGGGATCGCCCACTACACGCCGCGTCGCCTGCTGCAACGCGTGGACGACCACGTGCGCCGCTGCCTGGCCCGCGACGAGGTGGCGGAGCTGGCCGACTTCGACGCCGGTGAGGTGGACGCCGCGCCGACGCCGGTCGTACCGGTGGACCTCGGCGTGCTCGACGAGCGGTTCGCCCGGCTGTGCGCGGCGGCCGACGTGACCGCGCCCCTGGACCACGAGTGGGAGGACAAACTCGTCCCGGCGCTGCTCAACGCGGCGTTGCGCTGCTACGTGGTGGAGCAGGGCGACCACGGGCACGACCTGTCGATCGACGCGCTGCCCGGCGGCAAACCTGCCCTGCACGCACGCCTGCGGCGGACGCTGGACGAGGCGACCGAGGACGAGGTGCACTGGAGCTTCCGCGCGATCGCCCACACCCACCCGAACGCCGTGCTGACCCGGTTGCGGTCGGCGTACCTGGAGGCGGGCCTGCGCGACGGCGGCAACCGCCACCTGGTGGTCCTGCGCGAGGCGCCGTTCTCCGGCGGGCCGCGCACGGCTCAGGCGGTCGGCGAGTTCCAGGCGGCGGGCGGTGTCGTGCTGCCGTTCGCCGACGAGGACCTGCGGGTGTTCGCCGCCCTGCGCACGCTCATCGACGAGTCGCCGGCGGGGTTGCGCGCCTGGCTGCGGGCCCGCCGCCCGGCGGGCTCGTCGGACCTGTTCACGCGGGTGTTCCCGGCGTCGACCCGACGGCCGTCCAAGGCTCGTGCCGACCTGTTCCAGCCCGAGGTCCCGCCCGCGCCCAAGCTGTCGGCGACCTCGACGGGCACGAACCTCAGACCCGTGGCCGTGGAGTCCGCGGACGCCCACCCAGAGCCGGCCCACCCAGAGCCGGCCCACCCGGCCGAGTCGACGGGTTTCCACCCGGTCCCGGCCGAGGCGACCGGCACCGGTTTCCGCCCGGTCGACCCCGGCGCACCGCTGCCCCGGCGGGAACCCGCCAAGCCGATGGGTTTCGCCCCGATCCCGGCGGAGTCGACCGGCACCCGCCTGACCCCCGTCACGCCGGAACCGACCGCCGTCGAGCCCGCCGGGTCCGACGGCCACCGCGTCGACCTGGCCGACGCCGGTGCCCCGGAACCGGTCCTCACCTTCGGCGCGAGCGTCGCCACCGGGACGCCGTTCACGGTGCCCCTGTCGGCCCTGCGCAAGCACGTCGCGGTGTTCGCCGGCAGCGGTTCGGGCAAGACCGTCCTGCTGCGGCGGCTGATCGAGGAGGCCGCGCTGGCGGGCGTGTCGTCCATCGTGATCGACACCAACAACGACCTGGCCCGCCTGGGCGACGAGTGGCCCGCGGAGCCTGCGGGCTGGGGCCCCGGCGACGCCGACCGGGCCGCGCGCTACCACGCCGACACCGAGGTGGTCGTCTGGACGCCGTGCCGCGCGGCCGGACGTCCGCTGGTGCTCAACCCCTTCCCGGACTTCGGCGGCGTGCTCGACGACCCGGACGAGTTCCGCATGTCGGTCGACGCCTCGGTGTCCGGCCTCATGCCGCGCACCGGCCTGGTCGGTCGCCGGATCGACACCGGGCGTGCCGTGCTCACCCAGGCCCTGACCTGGTACGCGCGCCGGGGCGGCACCGACCTCGCGGGGTTCGTCGAGGCGCTGACCGACCTGCCCGACGGCGTGGGCACGGTCCGCGACGCCACCCGGCTGGCCGCCGACATGGCCGACGGCCTGCACGCCGCGATGATCAACGACCCGGTGTTCGGCGGCGTGGGCGACCACGTCGACCCCGGCGTCCTGCTCACCCCGACCCCGGGCCGTCGGGCCAGGGTGTCGGTGATCAGTTGCGTCGGCCTGGCGACCGACGACCAGCGGCGGACGTTCGTCAACCACCTCCAGCTCGCGCTGTTCGCGTGGATCAGGCGCCACCCGGCGGGCGACCGGCCGCTGGGCGGGCTGCTGGTGCTCGACGAGGCGCAGACGTTCGTGCCGTCGCGCGGCGTGACCGCGTCGACCGAGAGCAGCCTGCGCCTGGCCACCCAGGCGCGGAAGTACGGCCTGGGCCTGGTCTACGCCACCCAGGCGCCGAAGGCGCTGCACAACATGGTCACCGGCAACGCGGCCACGCAGTTGTTCGGCCGCCTCAACGCCGCGATCCAGATCCAGACCGCGCTCGACCTGGCACGGGCCAAGGGCGGGCGCATCGACGACATCTCCCGCCTGCCCGCGGGCGTGTTCCACGCGTCCACGGAGGGCACCGGCTTCGTGAAGGTGCGGGCGCCGATGTGCCTGAGCCACCACCCCGCCGGCGCGTTGACCGAGTCGGAGGTCGTCGACCGCGCCGCCACCCTCCGGAGTTGA
- a CDS encoding MarR family winged helix-turn-helix transcriptional regulator — protein sequence MTSKDPLAGAELTYLLGISFQLLVTEFDRRLGELGYTDLRPVHGFVFQLLKNGGLTGTELAEHLGVTKQAAGQTVAYLEDRGYVSREEHPGGGRRRLVVLTDRAREHLRVAGRVMRELESTLPGGEALRVDLAAVVRSLAGTALPPLRPVW from the coding sequence GTGACCTCGAAGGACCCCTTGGCCGGCGCGGAGCTGACCTACCTGCTGGGCATCTCGTTCCAGCTCCTGGTGACCGAGTTCGACCGGAGGCTGGGCGAACTCGGCTACACCGACCTGCGGCCCGTGCACGGCTTCGTGTTCCAGCTCCTCAAGAACGGCGGCCTGACCGGCACCGAACTCGCCGAACACCTCGGCGTGACCAAGCAGGCCGCCGGTCAGACCGTGGCCTACCTGGAGGACCGCGGCTACGTCAGCCGCGAGGAACACCCCGGCGGTGGGCGTCGACGCCTCGTCGTGCTCACCGACCGGGCCCGGGAGCACCTGCGGGTCGCCGGCCGCGTGATGCGCGAGCTGGAGTCGACGTTGCCCGGCGGCGAGGCGCTGCGGGTCGACCTCGCCGCCGTCGTCCGGTCGCTGGCCGGGACGGCGTTGCCGCCGCTGCGCCCCGTGTGGTGA